Sequence from the Zeugodacus cucurbitae isolate PBARC_wt_2022May chromosome 5, idZeuCucr1.2, whole genome shotgun sequence genome:
TGTTGTTGCGTAAAAATCTGATTTAAATCGAtcagatttattttaatatgatgTTGTCCTTGTATTAATACGTTTTCACATCTGAGATAAGACATTTTTcggttttaaatttgtttttcaatcaataaattttggtttttaaagtaaatatatttgcttcTATTGCAGATCGTTCAAAGACTCAAGACTTATTATTGACTTTATATAATAGACTGTAAGAACTGTAGAACTCTAGCGAAACACTGATGTTTTCTCGATCACTTCGAAATTGTTAGTGAAGACATCTAGAAAAATGCTGGCTTTTATACGAAAATTTCTGTAACCCAGCTTCAGAATCCCACCTTTTCAGGTAGCAAGATTACAGGTGACCGGTGTTAACGAACGTCCTTTGACATAATCGCTTATAGTATTGCTCTCTCTGTCGCACTTAAAGTTAATGAAGCTACCtgcaaagagagagagagagagagagttagtTACcctaaaaaatgaaaacatttgtttttcattttctaggtgattctatttttttaaatgtaacgAAAATcctttattattttgctttttattgcaaGCTTTATTATCaagaatatatgaaaattataaaattataaactccAGCCCAGTCTATGAATTTACAATATTACAGCTTcgtattttatgcaaatatattttaccgTTGTCGAACTGAATTTGTACCAGAATATACTTATTTTTCTGAAAATCTCAAATTATATTTAGGAAAACTCTCTATACATTTATATCATCCGAAAAACttgtattcaaaaataaataatttactttaaaagagaaataaatgtCTACCACGTAGTAGCAATGTCCAAGGTTTATTTcagtaaagtaaaaaatagctaatattttctcaataaacCATATTAATCAATGatcattataattttaaatagtatactaatttatcgaaataatttaagttgatcttaatttattcaaaacGTAAGTTTCCTTCGTCAATCAAcactctacatatatgtatgttaaaaaatattaaaaataaattattttctctaTAAAATTATCAgaagataatattaaaaaaaaacaacaaaaaacgttaacttcggctgtaccgaagctaatatacccttcacaggtgcatttcttttagtaactatgtgtttaagcaaatctaaagacgtaagaaaaagaaaaagtaagtaaaaaaaagaaaacattttactaattctttttagtcgggttgtttgctacaaacattaaggttatatagttaaccgatctgaacaatttcttcggagattatattattaccttaagcagtaatccatgtcatatttcgtgaagataccacgtcaaatgcgaaaattttccatacaagcccttgattccgatcgttcggtttgtatggcagctatatgctatagtgaaccgatctgaacaatttttccggatattaaattatttctatgaacaataactcacaccaaatttcgtgaagatatatagtaaaatgcggaagttttccatacaagcccttgattccgatcgttcagtttgtatggcagcaatatgatatagtggtccgatatcgacagttccgacaaatgagcagcttcttgaagagaaaataacatctgcaaaacaTCTAACATcgcaaaacgatatcttaaaaactgaaggactagttcgtatacagacagacggacataaaTCGAATCAGCTCAAAATACTgatcatgtatacatatatatattttatagggtctccgacgcttccttctgggtgttacaaacttaatataccctgtctgttcagggtataaaaatatcaaaaataaattattttctctaAAATTACCGgaagataaaattcaaaataaaaaaaaattaaatcaaaattgttccatagattcgagaaatcATAGAGTTTATTACCTAAAACCTTAATCATCATCAAAGGTGTCAAAGGTGGCTAATATTTCATACCTACATATTCTACAAAACCATACGAAAAATTATTGCTTCCGTTTCGATCGTTATAAAAACTAAAGTtcgataaacaaaaaaaaaatataataaaattacatgaatCTACTAAAGACTGACTGCGGACGTAAAATTCCCAATTTTCtgttaaccaaaaaaaaactggaAATTGACTTTGCTTGGGATTTTACACCTGAAATCTGCCTTGGAAATTCCTCAACAAGCAAAAACAAGATCTTAACCACTCCGCATTTAGTAAAATTCACTCAAGATAATTCGACAATACTTGTTTCCGAAAATTGAAGTGATCTCGAACGATCTCCATAAAGCGATTAACATTcaatcacaacaataacaaaaccttACCTCAAACTAAGGCATTCACAatacttacaaaaaaatatataaaatagtgaTAGAGAACAATAGCACCGGTATTAGTTAGTAAAGCACTAATAACAGCTTAAAATTGCATTTACATAATTCTAAAAAAACATGTTGaaggacaaaaatattttgttaaaagaaataattgcaaatttaGTCATGTTAATTATTTAAGATATTTGCGATGGGGGCTTTAGTAATACaaaacacttaattttattttcatgcatttacattttatgaattttcgtCAAGCCGTGGAAAACATCCACATTGCCTcgttcaatataattttaattaatatctaAGATTACAATGGTTAAACCCATTATTTCAAGTATTAACAATAAACTGtactaatttctttaatttctatgTAGATCAGCGCCTTGTTGATCCATTATTTGTGATCTTTCGGTTAACATTTTTATGAGTTTTCAAGgccaaaatgacaaaaaatgaATATGTGGTGTACGTGAGATCATACAACTTTTTCTTACACAAAAGTCTATTAAGTTGAAATATGGAGTATGGCTAGTTCTTTGAATGTATTAGGGGTGGGTAGTACCATTCATGCAGCATCTTTAATGTCGGTATGAAATTACAGCAGAATCCCGGTTACCCGGTTTAATTAAAACCAGAGATATTCCGGATAATCAATTTCAAAgcgaatcaaaaaatattttaatcttaataaatttttgttatgtaGGGGGTTTCATACAGCACGAGCTATAACgatatgtaatttaaaatttttgttgaaaataactTGTGATTAATCTTTGACGCATTATATCACACCTTTTCATTACGGGCAAGTCCTTGATGCGCTTCAATTGTGACTGTATAAGGACTGTATAGAGTCTGATTCGTCACGCCTTTCAAATCACTTAAAAGCAACATCTAGaactttaaaagcttttggTATTTGAGAGACATACATCCCCAGTTTGAATCTCTTCATCATCTTCTCTCTCCTTATGTTCTTATGACCAAGAAAATAAAGATAATggtttactattattttttcaactgGATTTCAAGCAAGTGACAGCAACGGTTGACTCAAATAAATCCATCCGAGAGGCCCAATGTGAGCTGTAACATCTGTCAAAGAGACCAAATCCGAAAAAAAGTTCCCCCATCGAAAAccagatatataaaaaatcccGTGATTTGAGATGTTGTTAAAATCAGTGATCGttaagatacatatatttaaatccaaattttgaattaaaaaacaatcTTCGTTGAAAGCTAAGTTTGACAACTTGCCAAATATGAGCTTGTATTTTCAAAGTaacgaaaaacaagtaaggaagggctaaatgttcggttgtaaccgaacattttatactctcgcaatttattgatgtaaagataacacaattcgacccatatattcggtataaagttcaatagaataacgaaaatcatcataaatagtatatggggactgaggtaattgctcaaccgatttcactcgttttcaccaccaagatacaatgtatcgaagactatacgctcccttaatttaatattacttataattaggtatatggggtttgggggaagttatgacccgatttttaccatttttggtacagagacaaactgttataagaaaaaaattaagagggAATGAAtgaaatatctgagggatttatctatattttcggtgaaaaattacccttaggcgctgagttcttcatgttcgatatcaggggcccaAGTCATGTTTcgtttttgacaaattttccagaagtgatgtcacagcccaaatacagtatttgtgtccCCCgctcttcattggttcctaatgtatatattataaagtgaacgaatcagaagaattcaaaattgagttatatgtgaagtagacgaagttgtgaaccgatttcgcccatattccacccgtgtcatcagggtgtcaaggaagtgttatataccgaatttcattgaaatctgttgagtagttcttgagatatggtttttgacccataagtgggctacgccacgcccattttccattttgtaaaaaaatctcagtaccatttcttatgtaaaatttggtgtttctgacgttttttgtttcaacctaacttttgtatgggaggtgggcgtggttatcatccgatttctgtcatttttgaactgtaaaggaaatggctaaaataaacgactgcagaaagtttggtctatatagctttattggtttgagagttatatacaaaaaacctatttgggggaggggtcacgcccacttttccaaaacaattacattcaaatttaattttcataactttatttatggcttagttatgacactgtataggttttcggtttccaccattttgtgggcgtggcagtggaccgattttgcccattttcgaaagcaacctcctcagggtgccaaggaacatgtgttccaagtttcattaagatatcttaatttttactcaagttatcgcttgcacggacagacggacggacagacatccggatttcaaatccactcgtcatcctaatcatttatgtatatataaccccatatctaactcttatatttcttggtgacacaaacaaccgttatgtgaacaaaactattatactctgtgcaacaggttgcgagagtataataatgcaacagatataaatttattgacatctaaaaaaatcattaaaatgtcTTCCAAATTCATTTTATGACACTTGAACTCCTCGTGTTCTTCATTTAACAGTATCAATTTCCAAATACATCAaatgtgttaaataaatataaaccgtCGACTAAAAAATCTTTTGTACGAACTTTAATGACCAAAAAATGCACAGCAAAAAATTGGGCTCCACCAGTAgctactttataaatatttcagcaaATTTTTTCACGCTTGTCGCTTGTAACTCTTTTGCTCATTTGTCAAatttgcttttgtaattttatcgcGACATAGCAATCGCAttttgcaaattgttttgcgCTCTTTGAGCCAAGCTTCACAAGAAGCCAAGCTAAGTATCGCCATGATTTATGTACCAATAAATCTTACGTTAAGTTCCCCTGCCCGTAAAGGTGTTAAAAAGGCGTGAAAATGTTAGAGGAACCAGCTAAGAAGCGGGCATCACACAGCACTCGTCAGCAGCCATAAACTGGCACTTGGTCTCTGGTGCGCAATCTGCTGATGGACGGACGGTAAGAGCCGAATACGTGCTAAGTCAATTACCAAAAGtagtgaaaacaacaaaaaatgggcAAAAAATAACCATTTGAAAATTGACCAAAGTGGCCGGTTATGGCCGCAACCAGTTGTTGTAGTAATGTTTGTTTAGTTGTTGTTAGGTGTTGCAttacaagcaaataaataccagCGATTGTCAAAAtgcaaccaaaacaacaacaaaaaacctgtgcaaataataaaaaacaaaataatttgtaagaATTACTGCAAAACAAATCGTTTGTGCCAGTGCCAACCACACAACAAATGGCGAATCTATCAGTTGACATTTCGCGTTTTATCGCCTCTTCGTTTTGGAAACATTGGCTGTGACATGTTTACAAATGGTAAACCAAAATATTTGACAAATATCAACGCCGCTTACGCATGTCagccatgtgtgtgtgtgtgtgtgtgtgaatgtgtgaatttttcaaatttcattttcgaattGACAGTTTGGCCGTACACTATTTGACAGCCAAATAATTTGAGCATAACATACCGTTCGCTTGTCCAAATGTCCATGTCCATGCAAGCAATCGGCCATTTCGACAAGACCACACATTGTTCAATGTAGAATTTCTTAAGATTTTGCGAATTGCGTTCGATAAGAATttggttttgaaaaaatatgcatGTACAAGTAggaatatgtataaatgttgaagaaaaacaaattcgTATGAGACAATTGATGGACGGATTAGAGCATATTATTGTGGATTTGGCAACtgtgcaaaaatattgcaacatcgTCTACATAGATCACTTCTGACATGGGACTAAGAATttgctgtatgtatgtatatataagcatacatgccttataaagttaaaaatagcaTAACAgagcacagaattggtattccAATATAGCAGTTATTACATAATGCCAGCGGAATATTCGTTTGCCATTTTGGCCATGATCGATAAGCTAGTAGAGCTAGAGCGTTAAGATTAACGGTAacatcaaaaaaaaagtatttgaaaataagTTCCAAGTTTCCAACTGAGTTCTATATTCAAATGAATCGGTTGGATAAAGCAACCCATTCACAGTCGAATTTGTTCTGCTCCTTTATGAGATGCTCGAACtgtgaaggagagagagaagtggcgcactacggtcgattcggctataaccggctaaacggttgcaacgtcaatcacatacatacatattgacaaCAATTAGACCGTTTGAAGGAACCAATCTCTCAGAAGCGAACAGTTTTGACCAAAAGGAGATTTATATTGCACCTTCTGTATAACGTATGGGCGATACATATCGATAGTCAGAAGCACTGGGGAGCTTGGTTAGAAGATTCTTTTGCATCCTCCTTATAGTCTGAACCTGGCACCACGTACTTAATACCCCATCCTGTCTATACCGAAAGATTTTGCTCGTGAAAATCGACTAACCCAGTTATTTGCCAGTAGAGATGAGGGTTTCTATGAGAGTAGCATTATTAAATTACCTTAAAAATGGTAATAAGTTAACGAACAAAACCGGAACCATGGAATCTTTTTCAAGTATCTGGGACGATACACAGATTATAGAGATCTTGCAATTTTGCTATACAATTTTTGTGGAACGACTTGTGTAATTGCTCTAAGTTGGAAGCCCTACGAATGAACCGATAACCTCAGTCAGTCACTTATAAACTTTCAGTGTATCCTTATATGTAATAAGTCTATCTTGCATAGGGAACTCGTGAGAACTGCAGTACCCCCTCCAATGTACATAGAAGACTAGTTAccttaaattattcaaaaaagagTGTAATAGAATTTTAGTGAGGAATAGAGGATCCttgtaatacaaatatataacggTAGCGTCGTGTACCAGATCTGAGTAGACTCGTAAGAGACGCCTCAGGTTAGATTATGTAATTGCGTGGCCATTTCCATTAGTTTTCAATACCATGTTTAAAGTTAGACAGAACCAGAAGAGCTTAGTGGTTATTCTGAGAATGTGATCCaataaactttcaaaatttaatattaagaagCGAACCAACCAAAGTCGTCCTACTTGGCTAGTTATAACAATCTGTATCTGTATTAAGGAAATTTTCATATCACATATTAGATCCGTGAAATAAAAGTCATTAACAAAtctattgtaaaatatatttccgcttaaaattattaaatattgctaCAACTACAACTTAACAATACAGATAATTAATGTAACTAATGAAAACAACCCaattatgaaatgaaatcaagAGCTTTGCCACGCCCTCATGctatatactattatattagATAAACAATCCCGCCTCAATCGAATATACTCAACTCATCGAAACGTTTGACTGCATAGCGTAATGTATCCGTGGTTCTTGGATTTGAGGAGAACATCAGTTGTACTTTTTTGCGCGCGAATTCCTGATTAGTCATCGCTTCGATACTGTTATCGAAAGAGTCCTCTTTGCGCATTGCCACCATTGGCAGGAAGGCATACGACGAGAAAAAGCCGTACAATTCACGTGCGCGGATCTCCATTTCGATGTCGTGCAGCGTCGGTATGTGTTCGTAATGCATGCGTTCGAGTGAGTCTCTCAACGCTTCATAGTAAGTACGCACGAGGAAATCGCGACGATTAACCAACACATCCAACTGTACGCTGCTGTTCAGAAAGAAGTTAATATCGCAGCCGGGGCTACCGAAAAAGCTGTTCTGAAAATCGAGCTGTAAGGCGTATAAGAGAAAGGagagttatttttaaatatatttttttaaatagtaattGTTGTAACTCACGAATATTGCATCTATGGGCTTTGTTGATTGCTGCTCATCATATTTGTACATGAAATTGTTCACCCATAAGTCACCATGATTTAGCACAGTTATTTCCCCAGGTCTCGGTTGTCCAGTTAACACGAGGTTCTCTTTAATATTATCGCAGTGACGATGTAATTTCACAGCAATCGCCTCATACCCTGGCCACTTGGACACTACATCGGCGAGTGTGCGCAATTGAAGTGACATGAAATCAATGAAACGCTCATTGGTTCGTATATAGTGTTCGTCCAGCATGCCGCTGGTGAAGTGTTCGCGAACGCTGGGATCCTGAAGTGaggcaaaataattaaaaactagaATAAGTGgaaatataagaatatttcTTAACTTCAGACTATAAAGTTTGATAATATTCTCACATTTAaccttattgaaaaaattagggAGACTAATAAGTTCTGCCCTAATTTAGTTTTCTGCAGCCACAAACTTTATCATCTGAATGTTATTATATAGCGATTAGTGGCCAATGTGAGTGGCACAATACTAAGTTGCGACCCCTACTTCGACCATTATAAGAAACGTTTTTTTTCGGACAAGTCTACGAGTCAAACATCGAGCATATTTGGTACTTCCTATCCACAGTTAAGTCCTCCTTATCGATGAGAAGACTATCTGACGAAGAGAGATGATGTCCTCCTATTCTTTATCAGATAAAATGGTACTATATACCGCCTCCAACGGACTGGCATTTGATTTAAGAAACCTCAATTACGATTTCATCGAAAGAATCGATAGCCGTTCGACATTCAATTTTTCACatgttaaactaaaataatttacatgaaACGCAATTAAATAATTACACATCAGTttcttaaattcaattaaaattttacgctGCTTACAgacatctatatgtatgtgtttaccgATAATTGTCAACAATGAacgcttaattttttctttttttatgctTATCGCATTACTTAAGCCGTAATACAATGCCCGAAGCGCAATAGATAATGTGGTATTCGGAAAAATGCAGTCTTATTGATAAGCGAAGTCACATCCAtactatatgtactatatacgaATCACTTAAAATACCAACCTTTTCCATTAACACCATAGAAGTTGCATGAAATTTGCCCAATTTTTGCAATATAACCAAGCAGTGTTCCTCGTCCAGTCCATTTTGGCGACTAGCCAATTTATAGCCATACTGGGTGAGGTCGTCGAAGACTATTGTCTGAATGGGTTCTCGAGTGGTGTAGAAACATCTGAAAATGTTAGAAGTGGTAAATAATTGATGATTTTCGAGACAAAAAATTCAAACCTTCACTGAGAGCaacaataaattagaaaatgaaaataataaaaaaaaatcaagtacaTAACCTCGTGAAAGCGATCAAAAACTAATAAGATAcatcaattttttgaaataggAATATTTTGCAGATTTCAGATCTAAGGTTAGTTTAGGTTATGTATAGGGCTGATCCTTTCGCCAAGTGTTACAAGAAATACCATTTTGACAGCTAAAGCTAAAGTCCTTTGTGTTCTTTAAGATCTTAGGCTTACTAAAAATTAGTGTATTTATTAGTGTATGAGCTTTTGCTGGTATCACTAatgacaaatattatataattccaTTTATCAACATAGCTAGTGGTTCTAGCTAGGACAGGATTGGAAACACCGGTTCAAAAACTCTCTACGATGGTAAAATCCACAGAGAAATATCCGCCTTTCGTAATATACTGAAATTTCCAGGATCAGTCAGCAAAATATTCGAATAACAACACACCCAGAGAACAAGACCTTACGTTAGTTGAGAGGTAATTCTAACTGATCCAATGTAATCATGGAATCACTTTTATAAAGTTTCAATCATGTTATTACCAAATATATGAAATCCTTACACAACATTCTAAAGGCATTACAATTCTTGGAAAGTTAATCTCAATACCTTAATCTCACATGCCTTATATGATTCCACATCCATGGAGTAGATATGCAACTGACTAATTTTATATCAGACCCCACTATCCAGAAGCGGTATGTTATGACTCTCGGATATGGAGGATAACTTCTTTTTTCAAGAGGACCTTGATgccatgtaaatatgttttaaattaaaaaaaaatcttttataaaacacattttgagtttttttaatgTCCTGTCACTTAGAGAAGAAAAACTGAGTTTTAGAACACAATCAATAGATCACTTTGAGAGTACCTCTCCAGATATGAGTCTATGTGTAACTCCAAAACTAATCCCCTAACTCACCTGGGCCCGAATTTTGCACCATCGCCAATCAACACCTCCAAACGACCGAGCACATCGAAATAGAAAATTTTCTCACGCAAATAAACCGCTAACTCCTCCAGAAACTGTGTGGCCGGTGTTATGGCAATACTCTTCACAATCAACGCCAACTCCTCATCCAACTGTCGCTTGCTGCTCCTGTACAAAGCCTTGGCACGATATATTTTACTGCAATAATTCTCACCGCCTCCATTCGATTCGGCGAATATGATTTTCTTTATATCGACACGCATATCGCGCAGACCATCCTCTAAGGCGGTTTTGAAAAATTGCTCATTTAAATATTGCGGTGGCTCCATTTTCGTTTCTAATTTCATGCTGTCGATATTAGGTCCTTCCTGTATTAACAAATGTAGGCTATAATTTTTAAATCCTGTgagcttatattatatattcccgATTCCTCGTTAGTAACACGCGTTATTTGATTTCTTTCTAAACGGTTCGAGCTGGTAAGGCAATTCTATTGTAACTGTGATCACTACCCAGTGTCTACTACTAAATATAAACTCGGATCTTAGTCGTAACTTTGGCAATCGTTTGGTCTTATCTAAGAAATGTGCAGCAGCTAACGGTTTGCAGTGAACGTCAGCGGCGTCGAGGCACTCAATGTGGCATTGTGCTTGCAGCGAACCGTAGTTGCCGTGTTCGGACAACGGGAGCGCatcacacacccacacaaacacatatagacAGACAGACCTATAGACATTATAATCGACACCCACCGCTGCAGCAGCGCTCACCAACACAATCGGGCAGACAAAAATGTAGCGTCCATTTATTGGCCTCGTAGATAGCGCGGCATTATCTTTCAAGTGGTTGTGCATCgtatattacatatttgtaaaaatacgaGGATTTGTAGGTATATGCTTTGTAGGTGTGCTggaggaatatttttttttgtttttatagaatGGATACACTGGTCATGTCTTTTTTGACTGTTTTGTGTGAGATATAAACGTAAATTTTTCCGGGGAAAAAAGTGAGGTCCTCGAAATTCTGATAAGCGTCAACCACGACCGGTTTCCAACCggttaatcaatttaaaaaccaaaacaacaaatattttcgttttatattattattaattttgataaatgttTATGTAGTAATATAGGATCGCTCACATCAATCTATCCATAGTAGATGTAACCAAATATGTTTAGTCGTTctaatatatattgtttattttgaatatatttagggCTTCTTCGAGAGTCACCGTGTTCTCAATTTAATCGTACTCgagatatatatttctataaacgATATACCCTTCTATAAGAAACTtagaaaaattgaattgatcTAATCCATAGTGAccttcgaaaaatatataacagtttTTGAGCAAGTATCTTGACTTCGATGACTTCTTATATATGCTGACAGAAGTCATGATCTCATTTACTTCCtcatttaaaaaatcagaataaGAATTTTCAAGAGCATTGaacataattaaaaacatattcctAGAAGTAATAATTATGCTttgttccacaaaaaaaaatta
This genomic interval carries:
- the LOC105208953 gene encoding uncharacterized protein LOC105208953 translates to MKLETKMEPPQYLNEQFFKTALEDGLRDMRVDIKKIIFAESNGGGENYCSKIYRAKALYRSSKRQLDEELALIVKSIAITPATQFLEELAVYLREKIFYFDVLGRLEVLIGDGAKFGPRCFYTTREPIQTIVFDDLTQYGYKLASRQNGLDEEHCLVILQKLGKFHATSMVLMEKDPSVREHFTSGMLDEHYIRTNERFIDFMSLQLRTLADVVSKWPGYEAIAVKLHRHCDNIKENLVLTGQPRPGEITVLNHGDLWVNNFMYKYDEQQSTKPIDAIFLDFQNSFFGSPGCDINFFLNSSVQLDVLVNRRDFLVRTYYEALRDSLERMHYEHIPTLHDIEMEIRARELYGFFSSYAFLPMVAMRKEDSFDNSIEAMTNQEFARKKVQLMFSSNPRTTDTLRYAVKRFDELSIFD